The Vibrio tarriae genome includes a window with the following:
- a CDS encoding response regulator: MQMDNMHDEKLNVLLLDDENDILKALNRVLRMDYNVVTFDNGADALEYLQENPIHIIISDMRMPEMDGADFLAKAREMQPETVRLLLTGYADIQSTVRAVNAGGIHTYISKPWDNENLKLIVGKAAEFYRLSRDKERLTLELEERNKDLEVANQALAANNLKLSQFNQELEAKVQERTVALQESNKRLEASLASRNKTFKDILAMVTAIIQHRTGYPADHAERIANQAKSVALKLKLPEAVASHVYLCGLMHQIGLIAETSNDWKVVKVHQDSEIPITPNVNPILGAEIVGRIKRFEPLMEIIRHQDELYDGTGKPDHLRGEQIPIGARIIKVVKDYDFFVAGANNPRRMHTKSAQGYLRQQAEVYYDSKVVEAFITIVSTVTRIEEGMELCVSLSEVRPGMVIKRDIYLPNGNLMLTAGNAMSEPLLRKLKELEQEMNMPIPVYIG; the protein is encoded by the coding sequence ATGCAAATGGATAACATGCACGATGAGAAGTTAAACGTTCTGTTGCTTGATGATGAAAACGATATTTTGAAAGCGCTTAACCGTGTGTTGCGGATGGATTACAACGTAGTGACCTTCGATAACGGCGCTGATGCGTTGGAATATCTGCAGGAAAACCCAATCCACATCATCATCTCGGATATGCGTATGCCAGAGATGGATGGGGCTGATTTTCTTGCTAAAGCGCGAGAAATGCAGCCAGAAACCGTGCGTTTGTTGCTCACTGGGTATGCGGATATTCAATCGACAGTGCGTGCGGTTAACGCGGGAGGAATTCATACCTACATTAGCAAACCGTGGGACAACGAAAACCTAAAGCTTATTGTAGGTAAAGCCGCTGAATTCTATCGCTTAAGTCGGGATAAAGAGCGCCTGACCCTTGAGTTGGAGGAACGTAATAAGGATCTTGAAGTAGCCAATCAGGCGTTAGCCGCGAACAATCTTAAACTCTCGCAATTTAATCAAGAGTTGGAAGCGAAAGTACAAGAGCGAACGGTTGCGTTGCAAGAAAGCAATAAGCGGCTAGAAGCCTCGCTCGCTTCACGTAATAAAACGTTCAAAGATATTCTGGCCATGGTCACGGCGATTATTCAACACCGCACCGGTTATCCTGCTGATCATGCTGAGCGGATCGCTAATCAGGCAAAATCGGTGGCTCTCAAGTTGAAATTACCCGAAGCGGTCGCCAGCCATGTCTATTTATGTGGGCTCATGCATCAAATTGGCCTGATTGCTGAAACCAGCAATGACTGGAAAGTCGTTAAGGTTCATCAGGATTCGGAGATCCCCATTACCCCCAACGTGAATCCCATTTTGGGTGCAGAAATTGTGGGCCGAATTAAGCGCTTTGAACCGTTGATGGAAATTATACGCCATCAAGATGAACTGTATGATGGGACGGGGAAGCCGGATCATTTACGTGGCGAGCAAATCCCCATAGGCGCGCGGATCATAAAAGTCGTCAAGGATTATGATTTCTTCGTCGCTGGGGCGAATAACCCAAGACGCATGCACACCAAAAGTGCGCAAGGCTATCTGCGTCAGCAAGCCGAAGTGTATTACGACTCTAAAGTGGTGGAAGCCTTTATTACGATTGTGAGTACGGTGACTCGAATTGAAGAGGGTATGGAGCTCTGTGTCAGCCTAAGCGAAGTGCGCCCAGGTATGGTTATCAAACGTGATATCTATCTGCCTAACGGCAATTTAATGCTGACGGCTGGCAACGCAATGAGTGAGCCTTTATTGCGTAAGCTAAAAGAGTTAGAGCAAGAGATGAATATGCCGATCCCCGTTTACATAGGATAA
- a CDS encoding sensor histidine kinase encodes MSIRLKTMLGVALIEALLLTILITFTLSYLESTNYDGLQKRAQTTIALFATMVKNPVLAYDLASIDSAATLMMSNQDIVYVAVENPHRKLLTFKGARDLFETYHTINDQDFSKLQPIYTATDVIEVSGTLFGTVYIGFDLSYLEQQLAHARKWTLLIVLGEMGLVALFSYLLGNALTRRLTKLKTATDQITFGNREVQLDIQGHDEISRVAHSFQQMVQSLRHSEATMRDYQHQLEQWNLELEDKINQRTENLLAKNQQLEEMNTKLTLMKDKLVETEKMISIGTLAAGFAHEINNPNGALKSHLQLLQQDFNQLKVGFEQIDLLLSGSDYYDKLTQTKNALYLEESFSGIAESIRDALHCVDRIKSIVDKVQRCQAEPAPHDSSWVSPLSLVEQTIQVCGLREWIVWKEQTLYPPLIYCYSNDFVTALSAILNNAYQAYASDDPMIRIELSLRHDHQQLEIEIRDFGRGMSIEEKQHAFDPFFTTHDVGKGVGLGLTEAYSSIKKYDGDIQLFSELGQGTRVLITLPLAPNKP; translated from the coding sequence ATGTCGATACGCTTAAAGACGATGCTTGGCGTGGCGTTGATCGAAGCTTTATTACTGACGATTTTGATCACCTTCACCCTAAGCTATCTTGAATCCACCAACTACGATGGATTACAAAAGCGCGCCCAAACTACGATTGCTCTGTTTGCCACTATGGTGAAGAATCCAGTACTGGCTTACGATCTAGCCAGTATCGATTCTGCCGCCACGTTAATGATGTCGAATCAAGATATTGTCTATGTGGCGGTCGAAAATCCTCATCGAAAACTCTTAACCTTTAAAGGCGCCCGCGATTTATTTGAAACTTATCACACGATTAATGATCAGGATTTTTCTAAACTCCAACCCATCTACACCGCAACGGATGTGATTGAAGTGAGTGGCACTCTGTTTGGCACTGTGTATATCGGTTTTGACCTATCCTATCTTGAGCAACAACTCGCCCACGCCCGCAAATGGACACTGCTGATTGTGCTGGGGGAAATGGGCTTAGTCGCGCTGTTTTCTTATCTCTTGGGCAATGCATTGACCCGGCGTTTAACAAAGCTCAAAACCGCGACCGATCAAATCACCTTCGGCAATCGTGAAGTGCAACTTGATATTCAAGGTCATGATGAAATCAGTCGCGTCGCCCACTCTTTTCAACAAATGGTGCAATCGTTGCGCCATTCAGAAGCAACCATGCGTGATTATCAACATCAGCTTGAACAGTGGAATTTAGAACTCGAAGATAAGATTAACCAGCGTACGGAAAACCTACTCGCAAAAAATCAACAACTTGAAGAGATGAATACCAAGCTAACCTTGATGAAGGATAAGCTGGTCGAAACCGAGAAAATGATCTCGATTGGTACGCTGGCCGCTGGATTTGCTCATGAAATTAACAACCCAAACGGCGCACTGAAAAGCCATTTACAGTTACTTCAACAAGACTTTAACCAGCTTAAAGTAGGCTTTGAACAGATTGATTTACTGCTTAGCGGAAGCGATTACTACGATAAGTTAACCCAAACCAAAAATGCGCTTTATCTCGAAGAGAGTTTTTCAGGTATTGCGGAAAGTATTAGAGATGCCCTGCACTGTGTCGACCGGATAAAATCGATTGTCGATAAAGTTCAGCGTTGCCAAGCCGAACCGGCTCCCCATGACAGCAGTTGGGTCTCGCCACTAAGCTTAGTGGAACAAACGATTCAAGTTTGTGGTTTGCGAGAATGGATCGTCTGGAAAGAGCAAACTCTCTACCCACCATTGATATATTGCTACAGCAACGATTTTGTGACGGCGTTGAGCGCTATTTTAAATAATGCCTATCAAGCTTACGCCTCCGATGACCCCATGATCCGTATCGAACTTTCGCTGCGTCATGATCATCAACAGCTAGAAATTGAGATTCGCGATTTTGGCCGCGGTATGAGTATCGAAGAAAAACAGCACGCTTTTGACCCCTTTTTCACCACTCATGATGTAGGCAAAGGCGTAGGCCTCGGCTTAACCGAAGCCTACAGTAGTATCAAAAAATACGATGGTGATATACAGCTCTTTAGTGAACTGGGACAAGGCACTCGCGTGTTAATTACTCTGCCTTTAGCACCCAACAAACCGTAA
- a CDS encoding phosphate/phosphite/phosphonate ABC transporter substrate-binding protein codes for MRYGWLVFVWCMSSLTWASTLSFGVVPQQSPEELAKRWVPILENLSETTGSSIEFHTAATIPEFEQRVLKGDYDLVYMNPYHYTLFHQQPGYVAFAKQKEQRLQGIIVVAKESPIRSIQDLDGKSLAFPSPAAFAATIIPQALLRKEGINIESQYVSSHDSVYLNVANGFFAAGGGIKRTFNNAPKAITSQLRILWESPSFTPHAFAYHPRLNPDQVSAVQNALVNLDQTEKGRLQLQAIGFSGIETAQDSDWDDIRELDIQTLSHLLKE; via the coding sequence ATGCGCTACGGTTGGCTTGTGTTCGTCTGGTGTATGTCATCTCTCACTTGGGCTTCCACCCTCTCTTTTGGTGTCGTGCCACAGCAATCCCCTGAAGAATTGGCTAAACGTTGGGTACCGATTTTGGAAAACCTTTCCGAAACAACAGGCTCCTCGATTGAATTTCACACCGCGGCCACTATTCCGGAATTTGAACAGCGGGTACTCAAAGGTGATTATGATTTGGTGTACATGAATCCTTATCACTACACACTCTTCCATCAACAACCTGGATATGTGGCATTTGCTAAACAGAAAGAACAGAGGCTACAAGGCATCATAGTGGTTGCGAAAGAGAGCCCGATAAGATCCATACAAGATCTCGATGGAAAAAGTCTCGCCTTTCCCTCTCCTGCTGCCTTTGCCGCTACCATCATTCCTCAAGCGCTGTTAAGAAAAGAAGGGATAAATATTGAGTCTCAATATGTCTCCTCGCACGATTCTGTTTACTTGAACGTAGCGAATGGCTTTTTTGCTGCTGGTGGTGGTATCAAACGCACATTTAACAATGCCCCTAAGGCCATCACTAGCCAACTCAGAATATTGTGGGAAAGCCCCAGTTTTACGCCGCACGCTTTCGCCTATCATCCAAGACTGAACCCAGATCAGGTATCCGCGGTGCAAAATGCATTAGTTAACCTTGATCAGACCGAGAAAGGGCGTTTGCAGCTTCAAGCGATTGGTTTTTCGGGCATTGAAACCGCTCAAGACAGCGATTGGGACGACATCCGTGAATTAGACATCCAAACCCTCTCTCATCTGCTTAAGGAATAA
- a CDS encoding ABC transporter substrate-binding protein has protein sequence MYKNKITQALLLGAGLAVATTSFTSFAANVPAGTKLAPVQELVRGNGTEVASLDPHKTEGVPESNVIRDLLEGLVNQDANGNVVPGVAESWETTDNKTFTFHIRKEAKWSNGDPVTAHDFVYSFQRAVDPATASPYSWYMEYTKMKNAKEIIAGEKDKSTLGVKALDDKTLVFELESAVPYFVMMMGHTTVKPVHKATVEKFGEQWTKPENYVGNGAFVLEKWVVNERLELKRNPQYWDDKNTVLNKVTYLPIENQVAEMNRFLSGEIQITNELPLEHFKRLKKEHPESVQVQGQLCTYYYGFNNKKPPFDDVRVRQALSYAIDRDVVSDAILGQGQKPAYFLTPEITAGFSPEMPAYGKMTQKERIAEAKKLLEEAGYNKSNPLKFTLLYNTSENHKKIATAVQSMWKTSLGVDIALENQEWKTYLDTRRQGNFDVTRAGWCGDYNEASSFLTLMLSSNTSNDPQYHNAEYDAVIEKAMTSTSEEERQKLYADAEKLLARDMPIAPIYQYVRSRLVSPTVGGYPSNNAEDKIYMKDLYIKAQ, from the coding sequence ATGTATAAGAACAAAATCACCCAAGCACTGCTTCTCGGTGCTGGTCTAGCGGTGGCTACCACGTCATTTACCTCTTTTGCAGCGAATGTTCCTGCTGGTACCAAACTTGCTCCTGTTCAAGAGCTGGTTCGTGGTAACGGTACTGAAGTCGCGTCTCTCGATCCGCACAAAACCGAAGGTGTTCCTGAGTCCAACGTGATTCGTGACCTGTTAGAAGGTCTGGTAAACCAAGACGCTAACGGTAACGTGGTTCCGGGTGTTGCGGAAAGTTGGGAAACCACAGACAACAAAACCTTTACTTTCCACATTCGCAAAGAAGCGAAATGGTCTAACGGCGACCCTGTTACTGCACACGATTTCGTGTACAGTTTCCAACGTGCTGTCGATCCAGCAACCGCATCTCCTTATTCTTGGTATATGGAATACACCAAGATGAAGAATGCTAAAGAGATCATCGCTGGGGAGAAAGACAAATCTACTTTGGGTGTAAAAGCGCTTGATGACAAAACCCTCGTGTTTGAGTTGGAAAGTGCAGTGCCTTACTTCGTGATGATGATGGGTCACACAACAGTGAAACCCGTTCATAAAGCGACAGTGGAAAAGTTTGGTGAGCAATGGACAAAGCCTGAAAACTATGTTGGAAACGGTGCTTTTGTTCTTGAAAAATGGGTGGTTAACGAGCGTTTAGAACTGAAGCGCAACCCACAATACTGGGATGACAAGAATACGGTTCTGAATAAAGTGACTTATCTGCCAATCGAAAACCAAGTGGCAGAGATGAACCGCTTCCTATCGGGCGAAATTCAGATCACGAATGAACTGCCTCTTGAGCATTTCAAGCGTCTGAAAAAAGAGCATCCAGAGTCAGTTCAAGTACAAGGTCAACTCTGTACTTATTACTATGGCTTCAACAACAAAAAGCCACCATTTGATGATGTTCGTGTACGTCAAGCGCTCTCCTATGCGATTGATCGCGATGTGGTTTCGGATGCCATTTTAGGTCAAGGCCAAAAACCGGCTTACTTCCTAACGCCAGAAATCACCGCGGGATTCAGCCCAGAAATGCCAGCTTACGGCAAAATGACTCAGAAAGAGCGCATTGCTGAAGCGAAGAAATTGCTGGAAGAAGCGGGTTATAACAAATCTAACCCTCTGAAATTTACTCTGCTGTACAACACTTCAGAAAACCACAAGAAGATTGCAACTGCTGTTCAATCTATGTGGAAAACCTCTCTGGGTGTTGATATCGCATTGGAAAACCAAGAGTGGAAAACCTACCTAGATACTCGTCGCCAAGGCAACTTCGATGTGACTCGTGCGGGATGGTGTGGTGACTACAACGAAGCGTCTTCTTTCTTGACTCTGATGCTGTCAAGCAACACCTCAAACGATCCTCAGTACCACAATGCTGAGTACGACGCCGTGATTGAAAAAGCCATGACGTCAACATCAGAAGAAGAGCGTCAAAAACTCTATGCTGATGCAGAGAAGTTA